ACACATCGGGATCAATCTCTTTCATAGCAATGAAGGTCTCCCGCCCATTCATCTCGGGCATGATCATATCCAGAATGACAAGATCAATATTCTTATATTCACGGGAGAAAAGGTCCAAACCCTGCCTGCCATCTTCAGCAAGGAGAACCTCATATCCCAAATCGCTCAGGAGAGTTTTATAAACCATTCGTATAACAGATTCATCATCTACAATAAGAATACATCCTTTTCCCGGGGTCATTGAAGAATCCTGAGAACGACTCTCCGGCTGATCCTCTATAAGGGGGAGGTAGAGTTTGAA
The sequence above is a segment of the Oceanispirochaeta sp. genome. Coding sequences within it:
- a CDS encoding response regulator; this encodes FKLYLPLIEDQPESRSQDSSMTPGKGCILIVDDESVIRMVYKTLLSDLGYEVLLAEDGRQGLDLFSREYKNIDLVILDMIMPEMNGRETFIAMKEIDPDVCALIISGYSNENSKDLLDLGVYGYLQKPIEGHVLSHTISEALKKKGDSAVSNS